The proteins below are encoded in one region of Paralysiella testudinis:
- the cysS gene encoding cysteine--tRNA ligase, whose protein sequence is MLSVYNTLTRRKEVFEPINPQNVRMYVCGMTVYDYCHLGHARVMVVFDMVARWLRALDYPLTYVRNITDIDDKIIARAAERGISIGELTEFFIDAMNQDAAALGVIPPDVEPKATAHVAQMITMIERIIANGKAYAAANGDVYYAVREFAPYGQLSGKSLDDLRAGERVEVDSFKRDPLDFVLWKAAKAGEPAWESPWGQGRPGWHIECSAMSEELFGDTFDIHGGGADLQFPHHENEIAQSCGAHQHHCGHSHQHSGHAAQSHVKYWLHNGFIRVDNEKMSKSLGNFFTIREVLQQYDAEVVRFFILRAHYRSPLNYSDAHLDDAKGALTRLYTALKNTPAAEFALSENANDYTRRFFAAMNNDFGTVEAVAVLFELANEINKSHDAALAGCLKALGSLLGLLQREPDAFLQGSSDANGLDNNAIDALIAQRQAARAAKNWAESDRIRDELAAAGIVLEDGAGGTGWRRG, encoded by the coding sequence ATGCTCAGCGTTTACAACACCCTCACCCGCCGCAAAGAAGTATTCGAGCCGATCAATCCGCAAAACGTGCGCATGTATGTGTGCGGCATGACGGTATACGACTACTGCCATCTCGGCCATGCACGGGTGATGGTGGTGTTTGATATGGTGGCGCGCTGGCTGCGGGCACTGGACTACCCGCTCACCTATGTGCGCAACATCACCGACATCGACGACAAAATCATCGCCCGTGCCGCCGAGCGCGGCATTTCCATTGGCGAGCTCACCGAATTTTTTATCGACGCCATGAACCAAGACGCCGCCGCACTGGGCGTTATCCCGCCCGATGTCGAGCCCAAAGCCACCGCCCATGTGGCGCAAATGATTACCATGATTGAGCGCATCATTGCCAACGGCAAAGCCTATGCCGCTGCCAACGGCGATGTGTATTACGCCGTGCGCGAATTCGCCCCCTACGGCCAATTGTCGGGCAAAAGCTTGGATGATTTGCGTGCGGGCGAGCGCGTCGAAGTAGACAGCTTTAAGCGCGACCCCTTGGATTTTGTGCTGTGGAAAGCCGCCAAAGCGGGCGAACCGGCATGGGAAAGCCCGTGGGGCCAAGGCCGCCCCGGCTGGCACATCGAATGCTCGGCCATGAGCGAAGAATTGTTTGGCGACACCTTTGATATTCACGGCGGCGGTGCCGACTTGCAATTTCCGCACCACGAAAACGAAATCGCCCAAAGCTGCGGCGCACACCAACACCACTGCGGCCACAGCCATCAGCATAGCGGCCACGCGGCGCAAAGCCACGTTAAATATTGGCTGCACAACGGCTTTATCCGCGTAGACAACGAAAAAATGTCCAAATCGCTGGGCAATTTCTTTACCATCCGCGAAGTGTTGCAGCAATACGACGCCGAAGTGGTGCGCTTTTTTATCCTACGCGCCCACTACCGCAGCCCGCTGAACTATTCCGACGCCCATCTGGACGACGCCAAAGGTGCCCTCACCCGCCTTTACACCGCGCTCAAAAACACCCCGGCAGCCGAATTTGCCTTAAGCGAAAACGCCAACGATTACACCCGCCGCTTTTTTGCCGCCATGAACAACGACTTCGGCACCGTAGAAGCCGTGGCGGTGCTGTTTGAGCTGGCCAACGAGATCAACAAAAGCCACGATGCTGCATTAGCAGGCTGCCTGAAAGCCCTAGGCAGCTTGCTGGGCTTGCTGCAACGTGAGCCGGATGCCTTTTTGCAAGGCAGCAGCGATGCCAACGGCTTAGACAACAACGCCATCGACGCCCTAATCGCCCAACGCCAAGCCGCACGGGCGGCGAAAAACTGGGCCGAATCCGACCGCATCCGCGACGAATTGGCCGCCGCTGGGATTGTGTTGGAAGACGGCGCGGGCGGCACTGGTTGGCGGCGTGGCTAA
- the rpmE gene encoding 50S ribosomal protein L31: protein MKTDIHPNYHDVNVTCSCGNTFTTQSAMAKDSFNIEVCSECHPFYTGKQKIVDSAGRVDKFNQKFGNMFKR, encoded by the coding sequence ATGAAAACCGATATTCATCCGAACTACCACGACGTTAACGTAACCTGCTCTTGCGGCAACACGTTCACCACTCAGTCTGCCATGGCCAAAGACAGCTTCAACATCGAAGTTTGCTCAGAATGCCATCCGTTTTACACCGGCAAGCAAAAAATCGTTGACTCTGCCGGCCGCGTAGACAAATTCAACCAAAAATTCGGCAATATGTTCAAACGCTAA
- a CDS encoding TerC family protein: MSSVPIQSIGTPLFYGVFFSVVLLLIAIDMLTLKKSGAHKVSTKEALAWSVVWVLVSLLFALWLYFQLAGNPAYGPAVANEKTLAFLTGYVLEKALAVDNIFVFVMIFAYFKIPPQYQHRVLLYGVLGAIVLRMIMVFLGAVLVREFAWILYVFGAFLVYTGLKMLKPQAEEAEDFGDNPILRWLKKHIRISKNLDGERFFTIENGKRVATPLLLVLIMVELSDVIFAVDSIPAIFAVTTDPFIVLTSNLFAVLGLRAMYFLLANIIDRFVYLKYGLAFVLTFIGIKMLIVEWYHIPVAVSLAVVFSALLLSVLVSWLHMRRLHS; the protein is encoded by the coding sequence ATGTCTTCCGTACCCATCCAATCCATCGGCACGCCGCTGTTTTACGGCGTGTTTTTCAGTGTGGTATTGCTGCTGATTGCCATCGACATGCTCACGCTGAAAAAAAGCGGCGCCCATAAAGTGAGCACCAAAGAAGCACTGGCCTGGAGCGTGGTGTGGGTGCTGGTGTCGCTGCTGTTTGCCTTGTGGCTTTATTTTCAGCTGGCGGGCAACCCGGCTTACGGCCCGGCAGTGGCCAACGAAAAAACCCTGGCTTTTCTTACCGGCTATGTGCTGGAAAAGGCGCTGGCGGTAGACAATATCTTTGTATTTGTGATGATTTTTGCCTACTTCAAAATCCCGCCGCAATACCAACACCGCGTGCTGCTGTATGGCGTGCTCGGCGCCATTGTGTTGCGGATGATTATGGTGTTTTTGGGTGCGGTGCTGGTACGTGAATTTGCGTGGATTTTGTATGTATTCGGCGCATTTTTGGTGTATACCGGCCTGAAAATGCTCAAACCGCAAGCGGAAGAAGCAGAAGATTTTGGCGATAATCCGATTTTACGCTGGCTGAAAAAGCACATCCGCATCAGCAAAAATCTGGACGGCGAGCGCTTTTTCACCATCGAAAACGGCAAACGCGTGGCCACGCCGCTGCTGCTGGTGCTGATTATGGTGGAATTAAGCGATGTGATTTTTGCGGTCGACAGCATTCCGGCCATTTTTGCGGTGACCACCGATCCGTTTATCGTGCTCACCTCCAATCTGTTTGCGGTGCTGGGCTTGCGGGCGATGTATTTTCTGCTCGCCAATATCATCGACCGCTTTGTATACCTGAAATACGGCTTGGCCTTTGTGCTCACCTTTATCGGCATCAAAATGCTGATTGTGGAGTGGTACCATATCCCGGTGGCGGTATCGCTGGCAGTGGTATTTTCGGCCTTGCTGTTGTCGGTATTGGTGTCGTGGCTGCATATGCGCCGTTTGCATTCATAA
- a CDS encoding IS110 family transposase, with protein MMNFQVLGIDISKNKLDCALIRDIGSSKIKTKALPNHLQGFNQLTEWLYKNIGEDLSLLKIFMEATGVYHEALAEYLHNKGIAVYLLNPADSAHYAKYDSLHKTDKADSQSLARAGIDRLMHHKVRQWQPAAPHIKRLNALLARLDALQSDLQREDNRMEKAGFSAVPEAVSQSISTMQTNLKQQISTITQEIEQHIDRHPDLKKTVLYCAAYPV; from the coding sequence ATGATGAACTTCCAAGTATTGGGCATCGACATCAGCAAAAACAAATTAGATTGTGCTCTTATCCGCGACATTGGCAGCAGTAAAATCAAAACCAAAGCATTGCCAAACCACCTCCAAGGCTTTAACCAACTGACAGAATGGCTGTATAAAAACATCGGTGAAGACTTAAGCCTACTCAAAATTTTCATGGAAGCCACCGGCGTTTACCACGAAGCATTGGCAGAGTACCTGCATAACAAAGGCATCGCCGTTTATCTGCTTAATCCTGCCGACAGTGCCCATTATGCCAAATACGACAGCTTGCACAAAACCGATAAGGCTGATAGCCAGTCACTGGCCAGAGCCGGTATTGACCGCCTCATGCACCACAAAGTACGCCAATGGCAGCCTGCTGCACCCCACATCAAGCGGCTCAACGCACTACTAGCCCGTCTAGATGCGCTGCAAAGCGATCTGCAGCGTGAAGACAACCGCATGGAGAAAGCCGGATTCAGCGCTGTTCCCGAAGCGGTCAGCCAGTCCATCAGCACCATGCAGACCAATTTGAAGCAGCAGATTAGCACCATCACACAGGAAATCGAACAACATATTGACCGGCATCCTGATTTGAAAAAGACCGTGCTTTACTGCGCAGCATACCCGGTGTAG